The Spirochaetota bacterium DNA segment ATCGACGGCGCGGCGTCGTTGGCCGGGCTCCGGGTGATCCTCCTGGCGGAGCTCCAGCTGCGGCCGTAGTTCTCCGAGCGGATGAAATACAGGTCATCGGCGAGCACGCCGTGGAAATCGCCCTTGCCCTGCCAAACCACGAATATATGATTCCCCTCCAGGTGCACCGCCGGGAAGAACGAACCGCGGAGATCGCCCGCCCTGGCCAGGACGTCGGGCTCATTGAAGGTCTTGCCGTCGGGGCTTTCGGCATGGAACAGCGTGAACGCGCCGAGGCGCTGCCCGTGGTAAAACAGATGCAGGGTGTTACGGTCGTCATAAAAGACCATCGGCAGAAGCTCGGTGTCGGAGGGCAGATACACCCTCGACGGGGATGCCCAGGTGGCCCCCATATCGGTCGAGACCGAATAAAACACCCTGATCTTCGCGTCTTCGGGCAGGATGTTCTGCCACACCACGGCCACCTGCCCGGACCCCGAAACCGCGATATACGGGTAGTGGTCCATTCCAATCGCCACGTCCGCGATCGGTATCGGATCGAAGAACGATTTCCCGCCGTCGAACGAAAGCGCCGCATAGATCCGATGGGCCTTTTTGTCCATGCCCTCGAATACGGCCGCGATAAACCTCCCGCGCGAAGCGACCTGGATGTTGCGCGCGTCGACCCCCACCGGGGAGATGAAGAAGCTTCTTTCCCAGCCCACCGGAAGCGTCGACACCTTCACGCTCACCGATACGACCACGACCACTCCCGCGGCCACCACGAGGCCCGCGAGCGACCATATCGCCTGGCGCACATACGGATAACGAAGGTGCAGACCGTAAAGGCCTGAAACGATCCGGTTCATCGGTATTCCTGAAAATATCTCATAGTGTCGTTGCTACTGTATTAATCGGCACAGCGGGCGGGCCACACGCCCCGAAAATGCCCGGTGACATCCGAAAAATAGCGATTTGAGGCCATTTCTTCCAGCAAAAAAAGGCCGCCTTCGGTAATTTAATTGCCATCCGGGCGCTTTCATCTATTATACGAAACGGCGTCATTTAAACCGGTTTTTCGTCCTTAAAAAAACCGGGATGTTCCTTATTGACCGGAATGAACACGCTTTCAGGCAACGATATCGTCGTCCTCTTTCTCGGCATCGCGCTGATGCTCGGGGCAGGCAGGGTCCTCGGCGAGGTTTTCAGGCGCGTACGCCTCCCCTCGGTCGTCGGCGAGATACTCGCCGGCATCTGCATCGGGCCCAGCCTCATGGGAAGACTGTCGCCCGATTTCTTCCATTGGATATTTCCCGCCGGCACACGCGGCTCCACTGCCTTGGATGCCATCGTCTATATGGGGGTGGTGTTCCTGCTGCTCGTCGCCGGGCTCGAGGTCGACCTGTCGACGGTGCTCAAGCAGGGAAAAACGGTATTCGCCATGAGCGCGTTCAATATAGCGGTGCCCTTCGCGCTCGGATTCAGCCTGGTCCTTTTCGCCCCGGGCCTTTTCGGCCGCGGCGACGATATCGTGCTGGCCCTATTTATCGGCGTCGCACTCTCCATCACTGCGCTACCCGTCATAGCGAAGATACTTCTGGACATGAAACTGTTTCACACCGACTTCGGCATGCTCGTGCTCGCCTCGGCGATGATAAACGACCTCTTCGGCTGGATCGTGTTTTCAATCATCGTACAGCTCTCTTCGACCGGCGCCGTCGACAGTGTGCCGGTCCTGAAAATAGTTGCGCTCACCCTCCTGGTGACGGTCATGATTCTCACCGTCGTTCGCTTCCTTATCAACCAGGCGCTCCCCTGGATCGAAAAGCACGCCGAGTGGCCCGGCGGAACCATCGCCTTCATCGTCTCGATAGGGCTCGTCTGCTCGGCGACAACCGAATCGATCGGCATCCACGCCATTCTCGGAGCGTTTCTGGCGGGGATCGCCGTCGGGGACTCACCGCACCTGCGTGAGCACACCAAGGACATCCTCAATCAATTCATCAACAATATCTTCGCGCCGCTGTTTTTCGTCTCGATCGGCCTCCGAATCGATTTCATCGGCAATTTCGATCCTGTACTTACAGTAATACTCATCGTAATCGCGTTCGCGAGCAAATTCGCCGGATCGATTGCGGGAGGATTCTTCTCCGGATACGGCATCCGCCAATCCCTCCCCGTGGGTTCGGCGATGAGCGCACGCGGCGCCATGGAGATAATTATAGGCCTCTTCGCCCTCAAGCACGGCATTATCGGCGATACCACCTTTGTCGCAATCGTTATAATGGCAATCGTTACCTCGGTGCTGAGCCCGGCCCTGATCAGGCTCTTCCTGCGGCCGGAGGATAAACCGCTTCTGCCCGCCCTGATCGACGAAGGCACATTCATCCCGATATTGGCGAACAATGACTCGTCCGGGGCCATTGCGGAAATGGCGGTGGCGGCCGCGCGTAAAACCGGCCTCGACGCGGCGCTGATTGCCGAACGCGCCATCGAGCGCCAGTCTATCATGAGCACCGGCATCGGCGACGGCATCGCCGTTCCGCACGCCCGCATGGCCGAAATCAGGAGGCCCTGCGTAATCGTTGGGCTCTCCCCGGCGGGTGTCGACTTCGACGCCCCGGACGGCATGCCCGCGCACGTCGTTTTTTTAATCCTCACTCCGATCGCGGACCATGAATCTCAGATCCGGATCCTCGCGGAAATATCGCGCGTCTTTGCGGACGGCTCGATAAAAAGACTTGCTATGCGGGCGAAGGATCATGTAGAATTCACAGGGGCGATCGGCACCACAGGCGCGCCGGCGGAATAAAAAGAATGCGAGGGGAATATCCCGGATGGAACTCAGCGATGTAATACGGCAGGACGGCGACAGGCTCTTCATACTCGACCACGACTGCTACGTGATATTCACCGGCGACACCGTCGACGACGAAAAGCCGTTCATCCGCATCGGCAACTGGGCGAACCTCCCGGTGGAGATTATCCCGCTCATCGAAAACATCATTGTCACCGACCACCTGATCGGCAACCCCTCGTACGAACAGTTCAATATCGACGTCAACTACCTTCCCACCAACCGATACATCGGAAGCAGGCTGGTGGTAAAACGCTACCTCGATTTCCAGAAGACCTTCGGCCTCGACCTCACGAACGTCTCGGTCGTCGAAATCGAAAGGGACATACCGCAGATATCGAAAGAAAAGATCATTTCCGACAGGGACTCCTTCATCGGCGTATTTTATACGAACGGAGACTTCCAGGTAACGCACAACCGCCGCGCCATATTCAACCTTAAAGCCCCTGAAGGACGGTACTTCGATGATCTTCGCATCCTCGACACCATCTCCGAAATCGGACGCGAATCGGCGCGCTATACGGGATGCGGATTTGTGGTTTTACAGAACAATCCGCTTTTTTATAAAAACCGCTATTTCACCCCGTACCACTTCCCGCGCGCCTGCCACGAGGACTTCGCCAGGCTCGAAATCGATCCCGCGCAGATCCGGGAGCTCCTGCTGCCGTCGTCCAATCTCATCAACATTACCCGTCTTGCCCGATGGAAACACCAGACACACGGCAAACTTAAAATATTCTCCGACCACCGCGACGACATCGACCTCCTCCAGAAGCTCTTTACCGGCGCCACCATCAGCAGAAAGGACTTCGACGGCTTTTCGTTCGAGACGGGCGACGGCATGAGCGCCCGTAATTACCCGGGGACCTTCAATGTTCGCATGCTGTACAAAAAAGCAAAGCCGTCGTTCGAAGACCTCACACTCGCCTACATCAAGGGTTTTGCCGGGGTGCAGTCCATCCTCGGGGAAGACCTCGATGCCATTATGATAAGCTACCCGGTGTACGAGGAGGCCAACCTCCTGTTTAAATCGACCGATACGCCGCTCATTCTCATTCCCGAACAGGGACGGCCCCTGCCCAAACCGAGGCCGGGCGGACCGGCGATCGCCATCCCGGGCATACAGTACGAGCTGCTCAAGTACACCGACACGGCCGGGCTCATCGCCGAAATCGCGAAACACGTTTCGGCGAAAGAGATCGTCGAGAAGCTCGCCTCGGGCGATGTCGAATCGATCAGGGGCCTCCTGCCCGCCGGCCGGCAAACTGACGCCGGCACCCGGTTCGAGTCGACACGGGAGGCCGTGAACATCCTCGCATTGCTGAAAATATACCGGAACACCACGACCGACCGCAAAGTATCCTCCGCGCTCCAGAAGCTCATGGACTCGCTCATAGTCCCGGCCGATCCCTCCGTCATCGCACCGGATGTTTCCCCGCGCTTCAGAATATGCATGGCGCTGTGCGACGGCTCGCTGTACGAGTACATGGAGGATATTCCGGGAGGCCCCGGGGCCTTTATCGTGCTCGACGAGGTGCCCGAGGACTCGCCCGCGGACCTCGACCGGATCGCCGACCCCGCACTACGGCGCCATTACGAAACCATCATCGCCGACCGCAGGCGTCTTCGCGATCTGCTCAGCCTCTTTGCCGGAAAGATGAAGGATGATTCGCGCATCCGCGAACTTCGCGCCGCCATCGCCCTGAAAAAGGAACAATACGAATTCGAGTCCCTCGGCGAACGAAACGACATGGAACGGGAGAGTGCCGCGCGTGAGCGCAGAAAGATGATGCTCAGGAAGGCGATCCCGTTCCTTGCCGTACTGGCGCTTGCGGCCCTCGCCGCGCTCGGCTATCATATCGGGGCGCCGATATACCACGAGCACCAAAAAGCCGCGGTGGAGGAAAAACGCGCGAATAAAGAGGCCGAGGAAAAGCGCCTGCGCGGGGAGCTCATCAAAAAATACGGCATCCACGTAAGCGAACACGACGTCTTCGTGTACGTCAACCGGGTGGCGGTTAGAAACGGATACGCCCCGATACCGTACGCGTCGTTGAAGAACAGAAACCCCAACTGGATTTACCCCGGAAACGTTTTCGTGATGCTCGACGGTGAGCGCGTGGTGGTGAAAGAGGGCGACACGCTGTGGGGAATGTCATATACGCGTCTGCTGGACAGCGGTATAGCGTTTCATCAAACCATGGAGGAAATCGAGAAAAGCGCCGCACGCGGCCTCGATATCGCACCGCTGGTCGAAAAGGCGCGGTCCCTCTCCGCGAGCGCCGACCGGGTAAAACGGCTCGAGTCGCTCCTCTCGAAGCTCGGAAAATAGCCGCGACGATGGACCCCTCGGACAAAATCAAATACTATGTCGAGCCGGTCGAGATAGAGATATACCTTAAAAAATCCGGCAAGGTACGGACCATAATCAAAGACATGTACGTCGAGCTTGTCGAGGCGGAGCCGCATAACGATCACAGCCGTAAAATTTTCGACCATTTCCGCGGGATCGACAGTCCGATCGACCTCATTGAAATCATGAACATCTTCCCCGAATACCTCAATCCCATATACGACTCCTATTACCAGCATATGGAACTCTTCGAAAAGCTAAGCATGCATTTTAAGTCGGCCTCGGGAGGCAGCATCGATTCCCTGCGCCTTTCACTTTATTTTATCGAACTATTGATCAAATACGAACCGACCATCGCCTCGATCGATTACATCGGCGATTTCCAGACGCACAATCTCAACTACCTCATTAAAAAACTCAATGTCCTCAACGAAACCTACCTGATCGAGGATTCCACGGTGGCCTATCTTATCAAGCGACGCAACAAGGCCTACGAGGGAAAACCGCGCGACCGCGAGTTTGAAAAGCTCGTCGAGCTGTGGCAGTACAATATTAAGGAAAAGCTTCTATAGGGGTGCTGGAATGAGAGGAATCTCCCGGTTCAAAAAAGAAATCAGGCTGATTTATCATCCCGTCTACCTTACGCCGTACAGCACCGCCGACTGCGAATCGCCGGAGCGCGTCCGCGCCATCATGGCGCATCTCACATCAAAGCTCGCCGTGGTGCGGCCGGAGCCCTGCGTGGAAGAGGATATCCTGCGCTGCCATACCCGCTCGCTCCTCGCCCAGGAGAAAAACAGCCCCGACCGCTACGCGGCGGCGTGCATGGCCGCGGGCGGCGCCATCCGTGCGGCGCACGAGGCGCTGCAGGGATTCGTCGGCTTCGGGGTCCTGCGTCCGCCCGGGCACCATGCCAATCCCGATCACAACTGGGGGTTCTGCTTTTTCAACAACATGGGAATCGCCATTCAAAAGCTCCTTCACGAAAAACTGATCGAATCGGCGGTGATACTCGACATCGACCTGCATTACGGCGACGGCACCGAGGCGATATTCAGGCCGCACCGCAACGTCCACGTGCTGAACATCCAGTCGTCACAGTCGGGCGATTTTCTGCGCGAAACGAGAAGCGCACTGGACGCGATCGCCGCCGCCGGCATCATCGGCATCTCGGCAGGCTTTGACCAGTACGAACACGACTGGGGAGGAAACCTTTCCACCGAAGACTACCGTACGATCGGACATATCGCGGGCGCCTTTGCGCGCGAGAAGGCGGGTGGAAGAATCTTCGGCATACTCGAAGGAGGGTATTACGTCCCCGACCTGGGGAAAAACCTCGAGGCGCTGCTCGAAGGAGTCTGCGAGGGGAAATCCGGCGCGGCCTAAAGATCGAAGCTCGCGCGCTCGCGGGCGGCGTCAATCTCCATCTTAAATCCCTTTTCGGCCATTTTACCGCGGTAATGCTCCACCAGCCGGTCCATCTCCGCATCGGTGCGAAGCGGGTCGTGATGAAAGAAAAAGAGGTGCTTCACCCCCGCCTTGAGCGCGAGGTTGACGACATGGTGCGTGTGGCTGTGGCCCCATCCCTTATGGCTTCCGTATTCGGCCGGGACGTACTGCGCGTCCGCCACCAGCGTATCGGCGCCGCGCACGAACTCCACCAGGCGCTCGTTCATCCGGCTCGCGACGGCCTCCGTATCGGGATCGCCGTCGTTAAAAACGTTGTAATACGGCTCGTTGTCTCCGAGATAGACGAAGACCCTCCCCCTGTAGCCGACCCGATAGCCCAGGCAGGTAACCGGGTGGTTGAGGAGCTGCGTTCGCACGGTGAAGTTGCCCACCCGGACCTCCCCCTCCTTCATCTCGCGGAACCTGATGTCCGCCGAGAGCTCCGCCGTCCTGACCGGAAAATATGAATATTTCATCTGCCCGGCTATGACGTCCTCCATCGAAAGCTCGAACGTGGAGGGGCCGTAGACGGTCACCCTGTTACCGGGAATATAGATGGGCGTAAAGAAGGGAAAGCCGCTGATGTGGTCCCAGTGCGGATGCGAGATCATGAGATTGATCTCGTGCTTTTTTGAAAGGTCAAGCGAATCGCCGAGGGCGCGCAGTCCCGTACCCGCGTCGAAGATGATCCAGTCGCCCTCGTCGGAGCGTATCTCGAGGCACGAAGTGTTGCCGCCGTACTTTACCGTTGAAGGCCCCGGGACCGGAATAGAGCCCCTCACCCCCCAGAATGTGACCCTCCATCCACTCATAATTTATTTGAGGAACAGCACCGCTTTCTCGATTTCGTTGTTGATCGTCGAGAGCGCCGCGAAAACCGCCTCCTCGTTGAGATTCAAGGCCGCCCACACCTCCTCGGGGACCGGCTCGATCCGGTAGTTTCCGCTGAAGCCGATTTCAAGGGATTTAACGAAGGTGTCCGCCACGCACACGGTCATCGAAAACAACGCGGATCCGCCCTCCACAACGGGCTGATGGTGCCGGCCCACGGCGTGGAGAAGGCTGCTCGCGAAGCGCCATTTTTTGCCGATGGCGATCCCGACCTCCTCGTGCGTGAGGCCGAAAATATTGCGCTCAATGTCGGTTATGGGCTCAAGCCGTTTGGCGGCCTCTTCGAGCACCCGGTTCATCTCATCCGGGAAAAAGTTGTTGATGAGCACTTTGCCGATGTCGTGGATGAGGCCGGCTATAAAGTATTCCTCCAGAACCTTCTGGTCGATATTCATTTTGCGCGCGATGAGCTTCGTCGCCACGCCAACCCCCAGCGAGTGCTTCCAGAAATCCCGTCCGTTGAGAGACGTGTTTGCCTTGAGGTTCACCTTGCCGAGAAAGGCCGAGGAAAGCGCGACGTTCTTTATGGTATTCAGCCCCAGCATGACCACCGCCTGCTTGAGCGATTTAATCTCCTGGGGCAGTCCGAAATACGCGGAGTTGACCATGCGTATGACTTTCGCGGTGAGCACGGGATCCAGCTGGATTACGTCGGTAAGATCCTGCGCCGACGATTTGACGTTGTTCGCCACCTCGGTGATTTTATGGATGACCGGCGAAAGCGTCGGCATCCGATCGATCGATTCCTTGACCCTGTCTATAACGCTTTTCATGATCAATAAAAATACCAGTAAACGATATCCACGGCAAGCACTGTCCAGACGAATACGGTGAATGCAATGAGTAGAATCCAGGCGAACTTTTTAGCCGTCATGGGTTGTCCTGTCGGTGGGAATTTGCTGATTCACTCTTTAAGGACGACCTTGCCGCGCAAAACCCTGAAGATCATAAGCTCGCCGCCCCGCTCCAACTCGAGCGTAACCATGGAGCCCGGCTTCCCGCGCAGCAGGTTTTTTACAATATAGTCGTGCTGCATCCCTTTTAAAGGATGCCCGTCAACGCTCAGGATCGTATCGCCGGAGTGCAGCCCGGCCATATCGCCGGTTCCTCCCTTGTAGACCGAGACGATCACATAGGGACTATCCCTGCCGACCTTGCCTTCGCCCGACGGCACCTCGATACCAAGACCGCCGAATTCCTCATTCGCACACCCCGCTATGACTGCAACGCACAGCGATACAACCGCCGCGATCACGCAGCTTTTCACCACGCGCCCTTTCATCATATTCATACCCCCGGAAAGTGTACTCGTGGAAACGACACCGAGCGCCCCGGCATTACAGGAGTGATTGTTACATTATTACTAATAAATGCAACAATTATTTGATATCCGGATAGAACTAACGCCCGCCCTTGATCTGCCTGATCATATCGACCAGCATGGCGGCGTGCTCGGACAGGATGTCCACCGCCATCGTGGGATTGTCGAGCTCCTCCAGCGCCAGATAGAGGGCTGCGATGGCCTTCCTGAGATTGCGGTCCGCTTCGCCGATCTTGCTGGCGGCGTCGCGCGAGCGGGCGTCACCGCCACCCCGCATTTCGTCAAGCACCCGACGATGAACCTTGTGCAAAAGTTCCTTTGGATCTTCCATAATTGTGCAGTCCGCGAGCGCGGGAGGGGCCTGTGCATTTATTCACGCCGGGAGGGCCGCTCACTTCTTCGCTTCGGCGGGCTCCTCCCCGGCGTGTTCGGCCGTCTTGTCCCCCGGCTTCATTTCGCCGGCTGGTTTTTCCTTTTCCACGAGATCCTCAACCTTCACTGTTCCGGAGAAGGTGGAAAGCGCTGACTCTTTCGAGAAACGCGCGTAATTGTCGGTGTGATGCAGAAGGAATTTCTTATACTCAACGCCGCCGCCCGGCTCGCCTCTTTCCGCGGC contains these protein-coding regions:
- a CDS encoding MBL fold metallo-hydrolase, with translation MRGSIPVPGPSTVKYGGNTSCLEIRSDEGDWIIFDAGTGLRALGDSLDLSKKHEINLMISHPHWDHISGFPFFTPIYIPGNRVTVYGPSTFELSMEDVIAGQMKYSYFPVRTAELSADIRFREMKEGEVRVGNFTVRTQLLNHPVTCLGYRVGYRGRVFVYLGDNEPYYNVFNDGDPDTEAVASRMNERLVEFVRGADTLVADAQYVPAEYGSHKGWGHSHTHHVVNLALKAGVKHLFFFHHDPLRTDAEMDRLVEHYRGKMAEKGFKMEIDAARERASFDL
- a CDS encoding cation:proton antiporter yields the protein MNTLSGNDIVVLFLGIALMLGAGRVLGEVFRRVRLPSVVGEILAGICIGPSLMGRLSPDFFHWIFPAGTRGSTALDAIVYMGVVFLLLVAGLEVDLSTVLKQGKTVFAMSAFNIAVPFALGFSLVLFAPGLFGRGDDIVLALFIGVALSITALPVIAKILLDMKLFHTDFGMLVLASAMINDLFGWIVFSIIVQLSSTGAVDSVPVLKIVALTLLVTVMILTVVRFLINQALPWIEKHAEWPGGTIAFIVSIGLVCSATTESIGIHAILGAFLAGIAVGDSPHLREHTKDILNQFINNIFAPLFFVSIGLRIDFIGNFDPVLTVILIVIAFASKFAGSIAGGFFSGYGIRQSLPVGSAMSARGAMEIIIGLFALKHGIIGDTTFVAIVIMAIVTSVLSPALIRLFLRPEDKPLLPALIDEGTFIPILANNDSSGAIAEMAVAAARKTGLDAALIAERAIERQSIMSTGIGDGIAVPHARMAEIRRPCVIVGLSPAGVDFDAPDGMPAHVVFLILTPIADHESQIRILAEISRVFADGSIKRLAMRAKDHVEFTGAIGTTGAPAE
- a CDS encoding PDZ domain-containing protein; translated protein: MMKGRVVKSCVIAAVVSLCVAVIAGCANEEFGGLGIEVPSGEGKVGRDSPYVIVSVYKGGTGDMAGLHSGDTILSVDGHPLKGMQHDYIVKNLLRGKPGSMVTLELERGGELMIFRVLRGKVVLKE
- a CDS encoding histone deacetylase family protein, with translation MRGISRFKKEIRLIYHPVYLTPYSTADCESPERVRAIMAHLTSKLAVVRPEPCVEEDILRCHTRSLLAQEKNSPDRYAAACMAAGGAIRAAHEALQGFVGFGVLRPPGHHANPDHNWGFCFFNNMGIAIQKLLHEKLIESAVILDIDLHYGDGTEAIFRPHRNVHVLNIQSSQSGDFLRETRSALDAIAAAGIIGISAGFDQYEHDWGGNLSTEDYRTIGHIAGAFAREKAGGRIFGILEGGYYVPDLGKNLEALLEGVCEGKSGAA
- a CDS encoding HDOD domain-containing protein, with the protein product MKSVIDRVKESIDRMPTLSPVIHKITEVANNVKSSAQDLTDVIQLDPVLTAKVIRMVNSAYFGLPQEIKSLKQAVVMLGLNTIKNVALSSAFLGKVNLKANTSLNGRDFWKHSLGVGVATKLIARKMNIDQKVLEEYFIAGLIHDIGKVLINNFFPDEMNRVLEEAAKRLEPITDIERNIFGLTHEEVGIAIGKKWRFASSLLHAVGRHHQPVVEGGSALFSMTVCVADTFVKSLEIGFSGNYRIEPVPEEVWAALNLNEEAVFAALSTINNEIEKAVLFLK